The region GCTGCATGATGGTGGGAATCACGGTCTGGGGCAGGGTCGTGGAACAGACCTCGTTCATCTTGCTGGTGAGGATCAGGTTGACGTATTTCTGGAACTGCTTGTCCTCGTGGCCGTTGTAGACCTCGATCCAGCCGCAGCGCGAACCGGGCCAGGGGAATTCCTTGGAAATCCCCTTCAACGAGATGGCCGGAACATCGCCGATCACGTCGCAGATCGGCACGGCGGTTTCGCCGTTGTACACGATGTTCGTGTAGACCTCGTCGGCGATGATGAACAGGTTGTGCTCCCGGGCCACCGCCACGATCTCGCGCAGCGTCTTCTCGGTATAGACCATGCCGGTGGGATTGTCGGGATTGATGATCATGATGGCGCAGATGTTGGGATTGTACTTGATATGGTTGCGCAGGTCATCCAGATCGGGATACCAGTTGTCCTCGGGCTTGAGCCGGAAGAGGGCGGGAGCGGCATGGGCATGGCCGATCTCCCCCAGGGTATGGGTCGTGTAGGAGGGGGAGGGCATCAGCACGCGGGCCTCGGGGCGCAGGCAGCCATAGATCTTGGCAATGGCGTCCCCCAGGCCGTTGAAGAAGATGATGTCCTCCGGGGTGATCTGGGCTCCGCCGCGCCGGTTGGTCATGTCGCAGATGAACTCGCGGGTTTCCAGCACGCCGCGGGTGTGGCAATAGCCCCAGGTGGCATCGTCCGCCACCGCCTTGGCCACGATCTCCTTCATCCAGGCCGGGATCGCCTCCCCTTTGACGATCGGGTCGCCGATATTCTCCCAGTTGATCTTCACGCCGTGGTTTTGCAGCTTTTCAGCCACGTTGACAATATTGCGGATCTCGTAGGTCAACTCCCCCGTCCCGGGGCTTACCAGATCGATACGCATAGCTGTCTCCTCTCAATGTATAGGTACATGCATCTCTATCATCGCAGTCATTCCCGCCTGGCCGCGAACGGGGCGGCCAGGCGCGACACAAACAAAAAAGCCGCGGGCTTCTCTGCCCACGGCTGGTAAAGGTATTCCGATCATATTCATGATCACCGGGCAGAACTCACTCCAGCGGCGTCGCTCGCCGCGGCGCTGATAGCTCGTGCTGCTGCAATGGCGGTCATCATGGTAAACATAGGTTTTTTTCTATACCACACCCAACCTGTGAGCGTCAATGTTTTTGTGAGCCGGGGTCCAGGCCCACGGAGATCAAAAGCCGCCCATCCTCATCCCGCCAGCGCAGCCAGCCGAGGGTGCTCTGGTCCGGCATGGCCAGCGCCCAGTCGCCGTCCAGCTTGACGACCCTGAAAGGCTGCTTCGCCAGCGCCGGCAGCGCCAGAGGCAGCTTGCCCGGTTGC is a window of Geobacter sp. FeAm09 DNA encoding:
- a CDS encoding pyridoxal phosphate-dependent aminotransferase, with amino-acid sequence MRIDLVSPGTGELTYEIRNIVNVAEKLQNHGVKINWENIGDPIVKGEAIPAWMKEIVAKAVADDATWGYCHTRGVLETREFICDMTNRRGGAQITPEDIIFFNGLGDAIAKIYGCLRPEARVLMPSPSYTTHTLGEIGHAHAAPALFRLKPEDNWYPDLDDLRNHIKYNPNICAIMIINPDNPTGMVYTEKTLREIVAVAREHNLFIIADEVYTNIVYNGETAVPICDVIGDVPAISLKGISKEFPWPGSRCGWIEVYNGHEDKQFQKYVNLILTSKMNEVCSTTLPQTVIPTIMQHPGYAGYLAERIASYEKMSNITYDFLKEVPQLQVNRTNGAFYMAVAFKEGLLTNRQSVPIANSEVRDLVNGLVNQPGVSPDKRFVYHILAATGICVVPLSSFSTPLQGFRVTLLEKDENECRRIYSTLAEKIAEYLAS